The proteins below come from a single Gammaproteobacteria bacterium genomic window:
- a CDS encoding chemotaxis response regulator protein-glutamate methylesterase, whose product MSKIRVLIVDDSALVRQVLTQVLQSDSDIEVVGTASDPFIARDKIKQLKPDVLTLDVEMPRMDGITFLRNLMRLHPMPVVMISSLTEKGAQITLDALEIGAVDFMAKPKEDLKSQMQEYSATIIEKVKMAAKAKVRVRVDEAGTAKPAGTAVPPKLESDAILAKTAPPPRSIDLGELIAIGASTGGTEAVRDVLTLLPPDLPGIVITQHIPEAFSGPFAARLDRSCALRVKEAQHGDEILPGHAYVAPGSHHLLVERKGKRYFCVLNDGPRVNRHKPSVDVLFRSVCQAAGAKAVGVILTGMGDDGARGLKEMRDAGSFTIAQDENTSVVWGMPGEAVKLGAAEVVKPLRAVSTELIRYFKKSG is encoded by the coding sequence ATGAGCAAAATACGCGTGTTGATAGTTGATGATTCTGCGTTGGTGCGGCAAGTATTGACGCAGGTATTGCAATCCGATTCCGATATCGAAGTGGTTGGGACTGCTTCGGATCCTTTTATTGCTCGGGATAAAATCAAGCAATTGAAGCCCGATGTGTTGACGCTGGACGTGGAAATGCCGCGCATGGATGGCATCACGTTTTTGCGTAACTTAATGCGCTTGCATCCGATGCCGGTGGTGATGATTTCCTCGTTGACCGAAAAAGGTGCCCAGATCACGCTGGATGCACTGGAAATTGGCGCGGTGGATTTCATGGCCAAGCCCAAAGAGGATTTGAAGTCCCAAATGCAGGAGTATTCGGCCACCATTATCGAGAAAGTGAAAATGGCGGCGAAGGCCAAGGTTCGTGTGCGGGTGGATGAGGCCGGGACGGCGAAACCGGCGGGAACGGCAGTGCCGCCCAAATTGGAATCGGATGCTATTTTGGCTAAAACTGCACCTCCACCCAGATCGATTGATTTGGGTGAACTGATTGCGATTGGTGCGTCGACGGGGGGTACGGAGGCCGTCCGCGATGTGCTGACACTGCTGCCGCCGGATTTGCCGGGTATTGTGATTACCCAGCATATTCCTGAAGCGTTCAGCGGGCCGTTTGCGGCGCGCCTGGATCGTTCTTGTGCACTGAGGGTAAAAGAAGCCCAGCACGGTGATGAAATTCTGCCGGGGCACGCGTACGTCGCGCCGGGCAGTCATCACTTGTTGGTGGAGCGCAAGGGCAAGCGTTATTTCTGTGTGCTCAACGATGGGCCTCGGGTGAATCGTCACAAACCCTCGGTGGATGTACTGTTCCGCTCGGTGTGTCAGGCGGCGGGCGCCAAGGCCGTGGGCGTGATTTTGACCGGTATGGGTGACGATGGCGCACGTGGTCTGAAAGAAATGCGTGACGCGGGTTCATTCACCATTGCGCAGGATGAAAACACCAGCGTGGTTTGGGGTATGCCTGGTGAGGCGGTTAAATTGGGCGCGGCAGAAGTGGTTAAACCGTTGCGAGCTGTGTCAACGGAACTGATTCGTTATTTCAAAAAATCAGGGTAA
- a CDS encoding Hpt domain-containing protein, which yields MSEVINQDTIAMLKDVLGSGFGEVVDAFLGDTPVRLQKAQVCAANGDLAGLEREIHAVKGSSGNVGATLVCQLATAIVDGCRQRSLTAPNEAVIQLIAAFEQTAPLLDALKSP from the coding sequence ATGAGTGAAGTGATCAATCAAGATACCATTGCGATGCTCAAGGATGTGCTGGGCAGTGGTTTTGGCGAAGTGGTGGATGCGTTTCTTGGCGATACACCTGTGCGCCTGCAAAAGGCACAGGTGTGTGCCGCCAATGGTGACTTGGCCGGGCTTGAGCGTGAGATTCACGCGGTCAAAGGCAGCAGTGGCAATGTCGGAGCTACGCTGGTCTGCCAGTTGGCAACGGCTATTGTGGATGGCTGTCGACAGCGAAGCTTAACCGCCCCCAACGAGGCCGTGATTCAACTGATTGCGGCGTTTGAACAGACTGCCCCCCTCCTTGACGCATTAAAATCACCGTAG
- the pcnB gene encoding polynucleotide adenylyltransferase PcnB produces the protein MQIIPRNEHNISRSQISDAALKVLYRLRKAGYEGYLVGGGVRDLLLQGNPKDFDVATDATPEDVRRLFRNCRLIGRRFRLAHVHFGDEIIEVATFRGQHQGDQGDAGQIVNGMIVRDNVYGTLEEDAWRRDFTVNSLYYNIADFSLVDHVGGMEDIQARRLRMIGDPEVRYNEDPVRMLRAVRFAAKLGFSIEQHTEEPMVRLAHLLVDVPPARLFEEVLKLFLSGYAQRTFELLDKYHLFAQLFPQAQDGVDHQQRFRNFIGAALANCDQRIAEGKSVTPAFVFAVLLWYPVQHLREHFMERGETESQAMSEAANAVLGGQSQRVSIPRRFHVMIKEIWHLQDRLGKRAPKRSARLLSHPRFRAGYDFLLLRAQVGEVEAELAQWWTEFAQAGDAHQEKMVRNFRHHGAGAGAAAGADAPVKKRRRRRSNARRSAGPINQNED, from the coding sequence GTGCAAATTATTCCCCGCAACGAGCACAATATTTCCCGTAGTCAGATTAGCGATGCTGCATTGAAGGTGCTGTATCGATTGAGAAAAGCCGGTTATGAAGGGTATCTGGTCGGTGGTGGGGTGCGTGACCTGTTGCTGCAAGGTAATCCCAAGGATTTCGACGTGGCGACCGATGCCACCCCTGAGGATGTTCGCCGCCTGTTTCGCAATTGTCGCCTGATTGGCCGTCGTTTTCGTCTGGCGCATGTGCATTTTGGTGACGAAATCATCGAAGTGGCCACCTTTCGGGGCCAGCACCAGGGTGATCAGGGCGATGCCGGTCAAATCGTCAACGGCATGATTGTGCGTGACAACGTCTATGGCACGCTGGAAGAAGATGCCTGGCGTCGTGATTTCACCGTCAATTCGCTGTACTACAACATCGCAGACTTTTCCCTGGTGGACCACGTGGGCGGCATGGAGGACATCCAGGCACGCCGTCTGCGCATGATTGGTGATCCCGAGGTGCGCTACAACGAAGACCCGGTGCGCATGCTGCGCGCGGTGCGTTTTGCCGCCAAGCTGGGGTTTAGCATCGAACAGCACACGGAAGAACCGATGGTGCGTTTGGCGCATTTGCTGGTGGATGTGCCACCTGCGCGCCTGTTTGAAGAAGTGCTCAAGCTGTTTCTTAGTGGCTATGCGCAGCGCACGTTCGAGCTGTTGGACAAATACCATTTGTTTGCCCAGTTGTTTCCGCAGGCGCAGGACGGCGTAGATCATCAGCAGCGTTTCCGTAATTTTATCGGCGCGGCGCTGGCCAATTGCGATCAGCGGATTGCGGAAGGCAAGAGCGTGACGCCGGCGTTTGTGTTTGCCGTACTGCTCTGGTACCCGGTGCAGCATTTGCGCGAGCATTTTATGGAGCGCGGCGAAACCGAATCACAGGCTATGTCTGAAGCCGCCAATGCGGTGCTGGGTGGTCAATCGCAACGCGTTTCGATTCCGCGCCGCTTTCATGTGATGATCAAAGAAATTTGGCATTTGCAGGATCGCTTGGGTAAACGAGCCCCCAAGCGTTCTGCGCGTTTGCTGTCACATCCGCGTTTCCGTGCGGGCTATGATTTCTTGCTGTTGCGCGCGCAGGTCGGTGAGGTAGAGGCCGAACTGGCGCAGTGGTGGACGGAATTTGCTCAGGCCGGCGATGCACATCAGGAAAAAATGGTGCGGAATTTCCGCCATCATGGTGCCGGCGCTGGTGCGGCAGCGGGCGCAGATGCGCCGGTCAAAAAGCGCCGTCGTCGTCGCAGCAATGCCCGTCGCAGTGCTGGTCCGATCAATCAAAATGAAGACTAG
- the folK gene encoding 2-amino-4-hydroxy-6-hydroxymethyldihydropteridine diphosphokinase — protein sequence MKTSYIGLGANLGDAVATLQWALQRLDASAECQLRACSSFYRSRPLADMDQPDYVNAVAELVTDLSPPALLALLHRIEDEQGRERLQRWGARTLDLDILLYADVQWQTASLTIPHIGLTQREFVVFPLLEIAPQLVLPDGRQLAEVAQGLDWRGMEKMTSGEHA from the coding sequence ATGAAGACTAGTTACATCGGCCTCGGCGCCAACCTGGGGGATGCAGTGGCTACCCTGCAGTGGGCGTTGCAGCGACTGGATGCTTCGGCGGAGTGTCAGCTGCGGGCCTGTTCGTCGTTTTATCGCAGTCGCCCGTTGGCGGACATGGATCAGCCGGATTATGTGAATGCGGTGGCTGAGTTGGTCACCGACTTGTCTCCCCCGGCATTACTGGCCTTGCTGCACCGCATCGAAGACGAACAGGGACGAGAGCGTTTGCAGCGTTGGGGCGCGCGGACGCTGGATTTGGATATTTTGCTGTATGCTGATGTCCAATGGCAGACAGCGTCGTTGACGATTCCACATATCGGATTAACGCAACGGGAGTTCGTGGTTTTCCCGCTGTTGGAAATTGCTCCCCAATTGGTGTTGCCAGACGGACGGCAGCTTGCCGAGGTAGCGCAGGGATTGGATTGGCGCGGAATGGAAAAAATGACGAGTGGTGAACATGCCTAA
- the panB gene encoding 3-methyl-2-oxobutanoate hydroxymethyltransferase, translating to MPKPSVTDLLNMKQEGKKIVCLTAYDASFAAQAVENGVDILLVGDSLGMVVQGKESTVPVTLDEMIYHTAAVRRGSAQTMVIADMPFMSFSDVQQTLHNAGRLMKEGGAHMVKLEGAHPQILDSVRALSSYGIPVCGHLGLLPQSVYKLGGYKVQGREEDEGKLILKQALELQAAGADLLVLECLPARLAERISSALTIPTIGIGAGVDTDGQVLVLYDMLGVTLGKRPKFSKNFMQGRDSIGAAIAAYVAEVRSSQFPAPEHGF from the coding sequence ATGCCTAAACCCAGTGTGACTGACTTGCTGAACATGAAGCAGGAAGGCAAGAAAATAGTTTGTTTGACCGCCTACGATGCGTCGTTCGCGGCGCAAGCGGTGGAAAATGGCGTTGATATTTTGCTGGTAGGCGATTCTCTGGGAATGGTGGTGCAGGGTAAGGAAAGCACCGTGCCTGTGACGCTGGACGAAATGATTTATCACACCGCCGCAGTTCGGCGCGGTTCGGCGCAGACGATGGTGATCGCCGACATGCCGTTCATGAGTTTTAGCGACGTGCAGCAGACGCTGCATAATGCCGGTCGCCTGATGAAAGAAGGCGGTGCGCACATGGTGAAGCTGGAAGGTGCGCATCCACAGATTCTCGACAGCGTGCGTGCGCTGAGTTCGTACGGCATTCCGGTGTGCGGCCATCTGGGGCTGTTGCCGCAGTCTGTTTACAAGCTGGGTGGCTACAAGGTACAGGGGCGCGAGGAAGATGAGGGCAAACTGATCCTCAAACAGGCGCTGGAACTGCAGGCGGCCGGGGCCGATTTGCTGGTGCTGGAGTGCCTGCCGGCGCGCTTGGCCGAGCGGATTTCATCGGCGCTGACTATTCCTACCATCGGTATTGGTGCCGGTGTTGATACTGACGGCCAGGTGCTGGTGTTGTACGACATGCTGGGCGTGACGCTGGGCAAGCGTCCCAAGTTTTCCAAAAATTTCATGCAGGGCCGCGACAGCATCGGTGCGGCGATTGCCGCTTACGTGGCCGAAGTTCGCTCCAGTCAGTTTCCTGCGCCTGAGCACGGCTTCTAA
- the panC gene encoding pantoate--beta-alanine ligase, which yields MKTVSTVEALRAEIADWRRQGLTVAFVPTMGNLHQGHLDLCRHGAELADRVVVSIFVNPLQFGANEDLDSYPRTLAADQQKLQAQGVQLLFAPTEDQLYPFGREASCRVTVPTLTEQLCGAHRPGHFDGVATVVTKLLNLVQADVAVFGEKDFQQLAVIRRLVADLYIPTRIIGHPTTREASGLAMSSRNGYLSDEQRQQAAQIYATLGWAGRELQQGRMCLTIEHEARQALEQAGFAVEYFSICDVVKLQPLKQLADEAVILVAVRLGRTRLIDNLRVDLRK from the coding sequence ATGAAAACAGTCTCAACGGTAGAAGCATTGCGCGCCGAGATTGCCGATTGGCGCCGTCAGGGTCTGACGGTGGCATTTGTGCCGACCATGGGGAATTTGCACCAAGGCCATCTGGATTTGTGCCGGCACGGTGCAGAGCTGGCGGATCGGGTGGTGGTCAGTATTTTTGTCAACCCGCTGCAATTTGGCGCCAACGAAGATCTGGACAGTTATCCGCGCACCCTGGCAGCGGACCAGCAAAAGCTGCAGGCCCAAGGGGTGCAGTTATTGTTTGCGCCAACCGAGGATCAACTTTACCCGTTTGGCCGCGAGGCTTCCTGTCGAGTCACTGTGCCCACCCTGACTGAGCAACTTTGCGGTGCCCATCGTCCGGGCCATTTCGATGGCGTGGCAACGGTGGTGACCAAGCTGCTAAACCTGGTTCAGGCCGATGTGGCAGTGTTTGGTGAAAAGGATTTTCAGCAATTGGCGGTGATCCGCCGGCTGGTGGCGGATCTATATATCCCTACCCGAATCATTGGTCATCCCACAACCCGTGAGGCTAGTGGTCTGGCGATGAGCTCGCGCAATGGCTATCTGAGCGATGAACAGCGCCAGCAGGCCGCGCAGATTTATGCCACGTTGGGGTGGGCAGGTCGCGAACTACAGCAGGGTAGAATGTGTCTAACGATTGAGCACGAGGCGCGTCAGGCACTGGAGCAGGCCGGGTTTGCGGTGGAATATTTTAGTATTTGTGACGTGGTTAAATTGCAGCCACTGAAGCAGCTCGCTGATGAGGCCGTTATACTGGTGGCGGTGCGCCTGGGACGGACCCGCTTGATTGATAACCTACGGGTGGATTTGCGAAAATAG
- a CDS encoding aspartate 1-decarboxylase produces the protein MYLTLLKAKLHRACVTHSELEYEGSCAIDADLLDAAGIREYEQIHIYNVANGHRFVTYAIRAEAGSKIISVNGAAAHLANPGDRIIICAYAGMDKAEADRFEPSMVYLNERNEITGQRNFIPMQLAEVANN, from the coding sequence ATGTATTTAACCTTACTCAAAGCCAAGCTTCACCGTGCCTGCGTGACTCATTCGGAGCTGGAATATGAGGGCTCCTGTGCCATCGACGCGGATTTGCTGGATGCTGCCGGCATTCGTGAGTACGAACAAATCCATATTTACAATGTGGCCAATGGTCATCGCTTTGTTACCTACGCTATTCGTGCTGAGGCGGGTTCCAAAATCATTTCGGTTAACGGCGCGGCGGCGCATCTGGCCAATCCAGGTGATCGCATTATCATTTGCGCCTATGCCGGAATGGACAAAGCCGAAGCCGACCGTTTTGAACCCAGCATGGTGTATCTGAACGAACGCAATGAAATCACCGGTCAGCGCAATTTTATCCCGATGCAGCTGGCTGAAGTGGCCAACAACTAA
- the ppc gene encoding phosphoenolpyruvate carboxylase, which yields MKQAGDKVLRNRVKLLGTLLGNVLKTQAGDGVFSAVEALRTGYITLRKQYNATTHRRLARIIDNLDPETLTHVIRAFSIYFSLVNIAEEDFQQQQRRAGLRRGQSYPGSFDSIVKSFTKQGISADQAQKLLSSLAYVPVITAHPTESKRRSIMENLRRIYNINTELDDSRLTKDEHAELVNKLESQIRVLWHTDEVRSQRPIVSDEIRLGLYYARETLFEAIPQVYRQLDKSLIKHYGYDAKGRQRVTTPSFIHFGSWIGGDRDGNPNVKPEVTELALYLQAQTVLIEYVTRLRKLAKYLTHSAQLCPSSSAITGLMAQYEHYSDRAFGDKPQQFTHEPYRRLLRIVRTRLEDNLVAIKSKLQDKPVKDNNIAYKNEQEFLDDLYVIRDSLIELGDHFSANGELLDLIRLVESFGFYLYKLDIRQESTRHTLAVAQILADYYGKADYLEKSEESRLALLAELIQSPDAPEVNVAALSEENRDVVEVFSVMRRLRNTLSPNTFGEYVISMTHEASHVMEVMFLARLAGLAGFKDDQWHCHVRVSPLFETVEDLAHIQPVMTRLFDNACYSHLLKASGNLQEVMLGYSDSCKDGGILASVWNLYKAQKQITALAKSKGLDIRLFHGRGGTVGRGGGPTHEAILSQPAGTVHGQIKFTEQGEVLSFKYSNIETAVYELTMGASGLMKASRCLIEKTEDDREDFLQIMSELAAEGEHQYRHLTENVPAFLDYFYEATPVSEIGLMNIGSRPSHRKKGDRTKGSVRAISWVFGWAQARHTLPAWYGIGAALEKWRDSNPQHLATLQSMNKHWPFFRALMSNTEMALTKADMDIAEEYQSLCVDQEATREVYEMIRKEFKRTLKQTLNAGDHSRLLEENPSLALSLSRRNPYLDPLNHIQVILLKRYRALADNDPAKQAWLVPLLRSINAVATGIRNTG from the coding sequence ATGAAACAAGCAGGTGACAAAGTTTTACGCAACCGGGTAAAACTGCTGGGTACACTTTTGGGCAATGTCCTGAAAACGCAGGCAGGCGATGGCGTGTTTTCCGCTGTAGAAGCGCTACGCACGGGTTATATCACCCTTCGCAAACAATACAATGCCACCACTCACCGCCGCCTTGCGCGCATTATCGACAATCTGGATCCGGAAACCCTGACTCACGTTATTCGTGCGTTCAGCATTTATTTCAGCCTGGTGAATATCGCCGAGGAAGATTTCCAGCAGCAACAGCGTCGTGCCGGCCTGCGCCGCGGCCAGTCCTACCCTGGCTCATTTGACAGCATTGTTAAATCCTTTACAAAACAAGGCATAAGCGCCGACCAAGCACAAAAGCTGCTGTCGTCCCTGGCCTATGTTCCGGTCATTACTGCGCACCCCACCGAATCCAAACGCCGCAGCATCATGGAAAACCTGCGCCGTATTTACAACATCAACACCGAGCTCGACGACAGCCGCCTGACCAAGGACGAGCACGCCGAACTGGTGAACAAACTCGAAAGCCAGATCCGGGTGTTGTGGCACACCGACGAAGTGCGCAGCCAGCGCCCCATCGTGTCCGACGAAATCCGCCTGGGTTTATACTACGCTCGCGAAACCCTGTTCGAAGCCATTCCCCAGGTCTATCGCCAACTGGATAAATCGCTGATCAAGCATTACGGTTACGATGCCAAAGGTCGGCAACGGGTAACCACTCCCAGCTTTATTCATTTCGGCTCCTGGATTGGCGGCGACCGCGACGGCAACCCCAACGTCAAACCCGAAGTTACCGAACTAGCTCTATACCTGCAGGCGCAAACCGTATTGATCGAGTACGTCACCCGCCTGCGCAAGCTGGCGAAATACCTGACGCACTCGGCCCAGCTGTGTCCGTCCAGCAGCGCCATCACCGGCCTCATGGCGCAATATGAGCACTACAGCGACCGCGCTTTTGGCGATAAGCCGCAGCAATTTACCCACGAGCCCTATCGTCGCCTGCTGCGCATTGTTCGCACCCGCCTGGAAGACAACCTGGTCGCGATCAAGAGCAAACTGCAGGACAAGCCCGTCAAGGACAACAACATCGCCTATAAAAACGAGCAGGAATTCCTTGATGACCTGTACGTCATTCGCGACTCGTTGATCGAACTGGGCGACCATTTCTCGGCCAACGGCGAGTTGCTCGACCTGATCCGTCTGGTGGAAAGCTTTGGTTTTTATCTGTACAAGCTGGACATTCGCCAGGAATCCACCCGCCATACTCTGGCAGTTGCGCAGATTCTTGCCGACTACTACGGCAAAGCCGATTATCTGGAAAAGTCCGAGGAAAGCCGGCTGGCCCTGCTCGCCGAGCTGATCCAGAGCCCGGACGCGCCCGAAGTCAATGTTGCCGCGCTCAGTGAAGAAAACCGCGACGTGGTTGAAGTGTTCTCGGTCATGCGTCGCCTGCGCAATACCCTCAGCCCCAACACCTTCGGCGAATACGTCATCTCGATGACGCACGAAGCCTCGCACGTGATGGAAGTCATGTTCCTGGCACGCTTGGCGGGGCTGGCCGGTTTCAAAGACGACCAATGGCACTGCCATGTGCGCGTCAGCCCGCTGTTCGAGACAGTGGAAGACTTGGCCCACATTCAGCCGGTCATGACCCGTCTGTTCGACAACGCCTGCTATTCTCACCTGCTCAAGGCCTCCGGCAATTTGCAGGAAGTCATGCTGGGCTATTCCGATTCGTGCAAAGATGGCGGCATTCTGGCTTCCGTGTGGAATCTGTACAAGGCGCAAAAACAAATCACTGCCCTGGCCAAGAGCAAAGGTCTGGACATTCGTCTGTTCCATGGCCGTGGCGGCACCGTCGGTCGCGGTGGTGGCCCCACTCACGAAGCGATTCTGTCGCAACCCGCCGGCACTGTTCATGGCCAGATCAAATTCACCGAACAAGGCGAAGTGCTGTCCTTCAAATACAGCAACATCGAAACGGCGGTGTACGAACTTACCATGGGTGCCAGTGGCCTGATGAAAGCCAGCCGCTGCCTGATCGAAAAAACGGAAGATGATCGTGAAGACTTCCTGCAGATCATGAGCGAACTGGCCGCAGAAGGCGAGCATCAGTATCGCCACCTCACCGAGAACGTGCCGGCCTTCCTGGATTATTTCTACGAAGCCACGCCCGTCAGCGAAATCGGCCTGATGAACATCGGCTCACGCCCATCCCATCGCAAAAAAGGCGACCGCACCAAAGGTTCAGTCCGTGCGATTTCGTGGGTATTTGGCTGGGCACAGGCGCGTCACACCTTGCCTGCCTGGTATGGTATTGGCGCTGCCCTGGAAAAATGGCGTGACAGTAACCCCCAGCATTTGGCCACCTTGCAGTCCATGAACAAGCACTGGCCATTCTTCCGCGCGCTGATGAGCAATACCGAAATGGCGCTGACCAAGGCCGACATGGACATCGCCGAGGAATACCAGAGCCTGTGTGTGGATCAGGAAGCCACGCGCGAGGTGTACGAAATGATCCGCAAGGAATTCAAGCGCACACTGAAGCAGACCTTGAACGCCGGCGACCATTCGCGCCTGCTGGAAGAAAATCCCAGTCTGGCGCTGTCACTGTCACGCCGCAATCCTTACCTGGACCCGCTCAACCACATCCAGGTGATTTTGCTCAAGCGCTACCGTGCGCTGGCAGACAATGACCCGGCCAAGCAAGCCTGGCTGGTGCCGCTGCTTCGTAGCATCAACGCCGTGGCCACCGGCATTCGCAACACAGGCTAG
- the glgA gene encoding glycogen synthase GlgA, producing MRILFASSEVFPLIKTGGLADVSSGLPIALQKLGEDIRIVMPAYPSALKNAGRTTVVAEFQTDFPGRVLQGKLPKTKVPVWFIDIPEYFERVGGPYSTASGDDWSDNAQRFAAFCNVVCQLANNQLGLDWAADVVHCNDWQTALVPALLAQQTTRPATVFTIHNMAYQGLFPASTFARLNLPAQLWSMNGLEFYNQLSFMKGGLVFADRINTVSPSYAQEITRAEFGCGLQDLLRYRQASLSGILNGIDDGEWNPAKDPHLAANYSVRQLDAKAANKAALQQAFGLPVRPDAPLIGMVGRMVEQKGYDWVLAALPALLAQDVQVVMLGSGDKTLQTALQNLAQQHPQQFSVRIGYSEPLAHLLEAGSDMFLMPSRFEPCGLNQIYSQRYGTVPIVHHVGGLIDSVIDTNEQTLREGTATGFHFYTGSAQAMTQTTLTAIDIYRNAKEIWHKLQLNGMKIDFGWKQSAVRYQALYQQALQTR from the coding sequence ATGCGAATTCTTTTTGCGAGCAGCGAAGTTTTTCCACTAATCAAAACCGGCGGATTGGCAGATGTGTCCAGCGGCTTGCCCATCGCGTTACAAAAGTTGGGCGAAGACATTCGCATCGTTATGCCAGCATACCCTAGTGCGTTGAAAAATGCCGGACGTACCACGGTGGTCGCCGAATTTCAGACCGATTTTCCTGGCCGCGTACTGCAAGGCAAATTGCCCAAAACCAAAGTTCCGGTTTGGTTTATCGATATTCCCGAATACTTCGAGCGTGTCGGCGGCCCCTACAGCACCGCCAGTGGTGACGACTGGTCGGACAATGCGCAACGCTTCGCCGCCTTCTGCAACGTTGTCTGCCAACTGGCCAACAACCAACTGGGACTGGACTGGGCTGCCGATGTCGTGCACTGCAATGACTGGCAAACAGCACTGGTACCGGCACTCCTCGCCCAGCAAACCACACGCCCCGCCACGGTATTCACCATCCACAACATGGCCTATCAGGGACTGTTTCCGGCCAGCACCTTTGCCCGGCTGAATTTACCTGCGCAACTGTGGAGTATGAATGGCCTGGAGTTTTACAACCAACTGTCGTTCATGAAAGGCGGCCTGGTTTTCGCCGATCGGATCAACACCGTCAGCCCCAGTTATGCGCAAGAAATTACCCGCGCCGAATTTGGCTGCGGCCTGCAAGATTTGCTGCGTTATCGTCAGGCCAGCCTGTCGGGCATCCTCAACGGCATCGACGACGGCGAATGGAATCCGGCCAAAGACCCGCATCTGGCGGCCAACTATTCAGTTCGCCAACTGGATGCCAAGGCGGCCAACAAAGCGGCACTGCAACAGGCGTTCGGCTTGCCCGTCCGCCCTGATGCGCCATTGATCGGCATGGTGGGTCGCATGGTGGAGCAAAAAGGCTATGACTGGGTGCTGGCCGCCCTGCCGGCACTGCTTGCGCAGGACGTGCAGGTGGTGATGCTTGGCTCCGGCGACAAGACATTGCAAACGGCACTGCAGAATCTCGCCCAACAACATCCGCAGCAATTCAGCGTTCGCATTGGCTACAGCGAACCGCTCGCCCATTTGCTGGAAGCAGGCTCGGACATGTTCCTCATGCCTTCGCGATTTGAGCCTTGCGGGCTGAACCAGATCTACAGCCAGCGCTACGGCACCGTGCCGATTGTTCACCATGTCGGCGGTTTGATCGACTCGGTGATCGATACCAATGAACAAACTTTGCGCGAAGGCACCGCTACCGGCTTCCATTTTTACACCGGCTCGGCCCAGGCCATGACCCAAACCACCTTGACGGCCATCGATATCTACCGCAATGCCAAGGAAATCTGGCATAAATTGCAGCTAAATGGCATGAAAATCGATTTTGGCTGGAAACAAAGCGCGGTACGCTATCAAGCCCTATATCAGCAAGCGCTGCAAACTCGCTAA